Proteins from a single region of Anthonomus grandis grandis unplaced genomic scaffold, icAntGran1.3 ctg00000895.1, whole genome shotgun sequence:
- the LOC126749919 gene encoding protein tramtrack, beta isoform-like encodes MRDVEARHIISLMEFMYVGEVNVSQAHLSTFLKTAESLKIRGLTDTSSDPDHVVEESGLCLKPQTIRTARSNILVNKNKPNKISQIPFSSTITSSQDVALDVPVLPSVASPVPKRSKSETEIRLRKDESMTLNPFALQTESRSSIDLMPKMELPDYTSEDDNEQDDESSNFYVKNCGGDLLGNMEMSPQQSSFLAKDLLDPDITSQNFRIRRRRLSDHWMPYNFHSATNPTAYYDTPSRFFEKREPERRNKLVKLGDGIEIYEDQLRSIKWNDYRKLTRGLATILFSPAELATCSVTGQRWSRAGNGERPVKPALDRAKVQAIISYVAARFPMVEISRIKQVLAYKCKENCTALKMKAVRYYGPSDQRND; translated from the exons ATGAGAGATGTCGAGGCTAGGCACATCATCTCCTTAATGGAGTTTATGTATGTTGGAGAGGTGAATGTGTCACAAGCCCACCTATCAACTTTCTTAAAAACCGCTGAATCTCTGAAAATTAGAGGGTTAACTGACACCTCTTCTGATCCCGATCATGTGGTTGAAGAGTCTGGATTATGTTTGAAACCACAGACCATAAGAACTGCAAG AAGTAACATTCTAGTCAATAAAAACAAGCCAAATAAGATAAGCCAAATCCCATTTTCAAGCACCATAACTTCTAGTCAAGACGTAGCTTTAGATGTACCAGTTTTGCCAAGTGTTGCTAGTCCTGTCCCAAAACGAAGTAAATCTGAGACTGAAATTAG ATTAAGGAAAGATGAGTCGATGACACTAAACCCGTTTGCATTACAAACTGAATCAAGAAGTTCCATAGATCTCATGCCTAAAATGGAACTTCCTGATTATACTTCTGAGGATGATAACGAGCAGGATGATGAATCTTcaaatttttatgtgaaaaattgTGGTGGTGACTTATTAG GCAATATGGAAATGTCCCCTCAACAGTCaagttttttggcaaaagaTTTATTGGATCCAGACATAACTTCACAAA ATTTCAGAATAAGGCGCCGTAGGTTATCGGACCACTGGATGCCGTACAACTTCCATTCCGCCACCAATCCTACTGCCTACTACGACACCCCGTCCAGGTTCTTCGAGAAACGAGAACCGGAAAGGCGTAATAAATTG GTGAAACTGGGAGACGGTATAGAGATCTACGAGGATCAACTGCGTAGCATCAAGTGGAACGACTATAGGAAATTAACGAGGGGCTTGGCCACGATTTTATTTAGTCCTGCGGAATTGGCCACGTGTTCCGTAACGGGACAGAGATGGAGTAGGGCGGGAAACGGGGAAAGACCGGTAAAACCGGCCCTGGATCGTGCCAAAGTACAAGCGATTATTT CGTACGTTGCCGCCCGATTCCCCATGGTAGAAATAAGCCGAATCAAGCAAGTGCTCGCGTATAAATGCAAAGAGAATTGTACCgctttaaaaatgaaagcgGTAAGATATTATGGTCCCAG cgATCAGCGTAAcgattaa